GCTTTCTTCTTTCTGATGGCTTGAACACTCATCAGTATAGCAGTTGGTGAATTTCTTTTTGTTTAACTTTTTATCTCCACCCGTTTAACGGGTGGTTTTTTGTTTCCGACGTTCCTTCGTCAACACGCTGAAGCGCATAATAAAAACAAACAGCAGGCAATAACGCTCTCGGCTTACTTGTCGGCTGTTTGTTTTATAGTCGATATAACGCAAGAGCTTGCTTCGATTCCCCCGTAAGTCAGCCTAACGCCATTCTTTGTGAGGAACGCAGCGACACGGCAATCTTCTTTACTAATATTCTCTCTGGATTTTCTCTGTTACTCTATGTGACGTTCTCCCGTTCTCTAGCTAAGGCGCAGTAAAGGTCAGCACAGCTTCGCCCGCCGGAGCGCTTATCAGCACCTGGCCGCCTTGGATACGCCCCGGTCCGCTTTGCAACGTCCAGTCCGCAGGAACCTCCAGCGGCAGCTCTTCCACCGCTTGCGGCAAACGCAGCCGCACCTGACGAAGCTGTCCCTGAACGAACACATCCGCCTCCGCCTCATCCCGCGCCTCCCACCAACGTCCATATTCTCCCAGCGAGCCAAACCAGGCCTTGTCTTTAAGAGCGTTTACAAGCCCTTGCTCAAAAGTCATTTTCTCCTCTAACACGTTAGGATGAATTAGGATATTCAACAAGCCACCGTAGCGGGCGACCTTCGCACTCAGCGCCAGCGCTTTATCTAGACGCTTGTCCATTGGCGAATCCAGTTCGTCTTCAATCGTAATCGGAAATTCGTATATCGATGTCTCACCTTGGCTGCCCCGAGAATAGTTTAGTTGAAAAGGCCGATGCGTTAATGCCGTATTAGCAGTCACATTCGAACTGTAACGATAACCGGTTGCCGCCAGAGCCTGGGGCAAAGTCAGCGGATTTTGCAGGTGTCCCGCCCGGAAAGACGTCACGGCTACGCCTGTTCCTTGTTCTAACAAAAATTTACTGACCCGTAGTTCGCCCAGCACCGTGGCATTATGAATGGCGTACCTGCCGCTAATGAATGGCTGGTACGCAGGATATGTTTCCGTTCCGCTTCCTAAAGGCAGCGCCGCAAAAACATAAGAATGGCTGACTGTATGGCTTCCCAATTCCATGCCTAATTCAATTAACTTGCGCAAATACGGCAGATACGCTTCATTAAAAAATATTGCATCATAGTAGTCGCGGATGTATTTGGTTTGGATAAAGTACGTCCCCCGAATCCCCATAGATTTTTCATATTCCGCATATGCTACAGCATTGACTACTGATTTTGTAAAATCCACGTCATGCGTAAGCAAGACGGCAAGCCCCCTACCAGATGGAACAGAACCAAAAAAGACGGCATTTTTTTCCGCATTCCTATATACTTCCTTCAGCCACTGCAGCAAGATATCCAAAGACGGCTCATATTCGTTTACATAGCTGCGCGCACTACTCTCAGCTCGACTGTTATAGCCTGTCAAAAGCCAATGCCCCAAGTCCAGCCCAACTGCATAAGCCGCCCCTCCGCCATAATTCTTACGAATAATGGCTGCTTTGCCGTCTTCATACGCCGCTACAATCTTTCCTGTAGGAAAAAGAAAGCTATACGTCCCCAAGGCAGCTTCCGGCGTACTGCCATTTATGGTCAGCGAAGTCTCTCGGACATCATCCAATACCCATGATAAAACGCCTTTTTGAAAAGCTAGGCTTTTCTGCTGCCGTGAAGGAATGGCTTCGGTAAAACCAAACAGACTTTTCATGGAATTAGCCAACGGCTGCACCGCTACCAAGGTACCGCCGCTTTGCACATGCTTGGATAACGCTGCCGCCGCTTCCGGCGAAACCGTACCGCCGGAAATCATGGGATACGCCAAAATCGCCTTGTGGCGCAACGCTTCCATGTAATCCTTCGTCATCCGAAAAGGAATGCCGGCGCTCTTTAAACCATGCGCCAGCCCCAGCCAATCCGACTTCTCATCGGTAACCAACACCGCAAGACGACTGCTATCTCCCTGCTCATAGCGTGCCCATTTTTCTTCCACAGGCGCTACTGTACTAGCGCTGGTCGGACCAGTTACGCCAGGAGCTATATATAAATCAGCAGCGTCCACATGAAACGAACCGGAATTGTCAATTTGTCGCGGCTCTTTAGAATTGCTCGGTCCGACCTGGCCATATGCATCCGCCGTGCTCAAAGCAATAATCCAGAAAAACAAACAAGACGCCATAACTTTAGCAAATCGTTTCATCCTAGCCTCCTTACGGCCATGGCCGATACTGAAAACCATGAATTATCACTTCTACATTCTCGCCGTTATGCGGCTGCCTTCCTCCATAGAGCCACAAATTCATACGCACCTGCAGATAGCGCCGTTCAAAAAGTGTTTCTCCTAAAACCGGCTTCTGGGGATACTGCCAGCGGGCAAAGACAGCTTCCTCGTCGCTGCGATGCCCGTATTGCCCGACAAATCGCACTTGCTCCGGCATCCAATCGATCCAATAGGTGCTGTAGCTTCCCTCTGGAAGCGAAAATCGAAAAGGCTGCGCCTCGTGCAAATCTTGCCGATATATACCGAACAAGCCATTAGAGTTTTTCGCCCTTCCCCAGCGCGCCACTTCCACATCCGCCTCCTCTAAACTGGAAGGATGGTACAAAAATAAGCCCAGCACTACCTGCGGGTCCAGCCGATCCAGTTCACCAATGACTTGAAACGAAAAGCGTCCATAGGAAAAATACTCCCGAGTGATCACTTCAGCGCAATACCAAAGGCCTCTCTTTTCCAATCGCAAATGCAAAGCGCCAGTTTCATCCACCCACGCCTGGCGAAAAGACCAATGATTTTTTCCCGGATAATCATAGCCGTCCTTCACCTGCCATTGATAGCCAGCAAAGGACAATGCCGCTGCAGCCCAAACGCTGGCTGGCCAAACTAACACCAAGGCCAAGTAGACAAAGACGAGCTTTTTTCTCATAGCCTTCTCCTTTGCAGACACAAGTCGGTGAGCAAAAAAAGGATTATTGTGTTGATACAGTTCGCGCCCAAACAAGAGGTTCCTGCTATAGAAAGCCAATTTAACAAAACAGCGACTATCCAAAGACTTCGAATTCCGCAAATTTTCACCAAAGTCTTTTATGAGGCTTCTATTTTTGCTATGATAGATATGGATAGATCTAGGCAAAGGAGACTTGCGACTTGTTACAGAAAGAACAGCAGTCCATTACCCTCTTTACCGTCTTCGTTCTGTCCGGCATTTGGGCCGGCGTCATCTTCTTTACATACCAAGAAAGTCAAGTGGTCAAAGAAGCCTTCTCCGAGCGTCGTTCCCTCTATTACATAGCAGCCACTGTATTCAGTGCGCTGCTGCTTAGTTACGCCATTTACCTAATTCGCAGCAAAAAACAGGCGTTGCTTTTGGCGGAAGCCAAGGAAGAACAGGAACAGCTGCTGCGGCTGTACGCCAGTAAACTCCCGGATCCGTGCTTCATTATTGCCGAAGACGGCACCTATATGGACATCATCGGCCCGGAAGACAAGCTGTTTATTTTCACGGCGGAGCAGGCTATCGGGCGAAACCTTGGCGATTTTTATCCTCCTCGGGAAGTGCAGGAAGTGTTAGAAGTCATTCGACGCACCATTGAAAGCGGCGAACCGCAGGTGACGGAATATACGCCGCAGTTTCCCTTTGGCGGCACCCGTTGCTTTGAAGTGCGAACCTCTCCCATCGACCGATTGGTAGAGGAAAAAAGAGTGGCCATGATGGTAGTCATTGATATTACCAGCCGCAAGCAAGCGTTGGAGCACATTCAGTTCATGACGGACCATGATTCTGTTACAGGCCTCTTAAACCGCAGCCGTTTTGAGAAAGAATTGCTGCGTCTTACCGCCCCTGGCTTGCCCACAAGCCTTATTGTCTTTGACATCCACGGTCTGCGCAGCATCAACAATGCCTTCGGCTATCAAGCCGGCAATGATCTCTTGCTGGCGCTGGCGCACGTCCTCAAGCAAGTCGGCGGCAAACACTTTATTCTGGGCCGCATCGGCGACGACGAATTAGCCGCCATTCTGCCGGAAAGCGACGCCACCGCCTTAGAAGCCTACCGCAGCGCGGTATTGGCTCAAATCGAGCTGTACAACCAGTTGCATCCGGAACCGGCCTTATCGGTTCTTATAGGACAGGCCTTCTCTAACGGCACAACCAATCCAAGCCTGCTTTTACGCACAGCCGATGAAGCCATACTCCAACAAAAACAGGTGTTACTCTGCCGCCCACGAGACTAGGATTGAACCGGAGCACGGAATACGGCTTTTGAACAGGAGTAGAGGGAGTAAAGTGAGGGCTACGGAACAGGATTGAACAAGAGAATCGGCGACGGCGCTGGATGCGCCTAGGGTCGGTTGCGCCATGGATGGCATGGCAACCGACATCTATAAAGGGCTCGCATGAGACCTCTGGAAATAGAATATTGAACAGGAGTACGACGGTGCCAGAAGCACCTATTATGTTCTCTCTGTTTCCTCTGGCCTTTCCTCTGTTACTCTGTGCGAATCGTATCTCTTGTGTTGAGGTTACACTTTAATTCTCTAATTCTAGTATTTTATTATTTTTTGATACATTGTTATAAAATCAGTCGTTGTTTTCTGTTGTTTTTTGTCTTTTGTATTCTTTTCGTTGACAGATTGCACGCCCCTGCGATACAATTTAACCATCGTCGATTCGGAATTGTCCGCCAACAATTCGCGAACTCGACCCATGAAGAGTTAGACAAGCAGCGCAAGGCTGTTTGTCTAACTTTTTTTATATGCAAAGGAGTTGCGCCAGGAAGCACAACTCCTTTTTTTAAACCGTTGCTTACTTATAATGATTCGCTCATTCCGCTCTCTTTTGCGTATAATAGAAAAACTCTTGGTCATCGTGGATCATATGATTCGTAATGATATCAT
This region of Anaeromusa acidaminophila DSM 3853 genomic DNA includes:
- a CDS encoding polysaccharide deacetylase family protein → MKRFAKVMASCLFFWIIALSTADAYGQVGPSNSKEPRQIDNSGSFHVDAADLYIAPGVTGPTSASTVAPVEEKWARYEQGDSSRLAVLVTDEKSDWLGLAHGLKSAGIPFRMTKDYMEALRHKAILAYPMISGGTVSPEAAAALSKHVQSGGTLVAVQPLANSMKSLFGFTEAIPSRQQKSLAFQKGVLSWVLDDVRETSLTINGSTPEAALGTYSFLFPTGKIVAAYEDGKAAIIRKNYGGGAAYAVGLDLGHWLLTGYNSRAESSARSYVNEYEPSLDILLQWLKEVYRNAEKNAVFFGSVPSGRGLAVLLTHDVDFTKSVVNAVAYAEYEKSMGIRGTYFIQTKYIRDYYDAIFFNEAYLPYLRKLIELGMELGSHTVSHSYVFAALPLGSGTETYPAYQPFISGRYAIHNATVLGELRVSKFLLEQGTGVAVTSFRAGHLQNPLTLPQALAATGYRYSSNVTANTALTHRPFQLNYSRGSQGETSIYEFPITIEDELDSPMDKRLDKALALSAKVARYGGLLNILIHPNVLEEKMTFEQGLVNALKDKAWFGSLGEYGRWWEARDEAEADVFVQGQLRQVRLRLPQAVEELPLEVPADWTLQSGPGRIQGGQVLISAPAGEAVLTFTAP
- a CDS encoding family 16 glycosylhydrolase, with the protein product MRKKLVFVYLALVLVWPASVWAAAALSFAGYQWQVKDGYDYPGKNHWSFRQAWVDETGALHLRLEKRGLWYCAEVITREYFSYGRFSFQVIGELDRLDPQVVLGLFLYHPSSLEEADVEVARWGRAKNSNGLFGIYRQDLHEAQPFRFSLPEGSYSTYWIDWMPEQVRFVGQYGHRSDEEAVFARWQYPQKPVLGETLFERRYLQVRMNLWLYGGRQPHNGENVEVIIHGFQYRPWP
- a CDS encoding sensor domain-containing diguanylate cyclase yields the protein MLQKEQQSITLFTVFVLSGIWAGVIFFTYQESQVVKEAFSERRSLYYIAATVFSALLLSYAIYLIRSKKQALLLAEAKEEQEQLLRLYASKLPDPCFIIAEDGTYMDIIGPEDKLFIFTAEQAIGRNLGDFYPPREVQEVLEVIRRTIESGEPQVTEYTPQFPFGGTRCFEVRTSPIDRLVEEKRVAMMVVIDITSRKQALEHIQFMTDHDSVTGLLNRSRFEKELLRLTAPGLPTSLIVFDIHGLRSINNAFGYQAGNDLLLALAHVLKQVGGKHFILGRIGDDELAAILPESDATALEAYRSAVLAQIELYNQLHPEPALSVLIGQAFSNGTTNPSLLLRTADEAILQQKQVLLCRPRD